The following proteins come from a genomic window of Candidatus Bipolaricaulis sibiricus:
- a CDS encoding Gamma-aminobutyrate:alpha-ketoglutarate aminotransferase, with translation MARKYIRLATEIPGPRSRAALFRKERYIAKPLAPLSPFCAARAEGSVVEDLDGNRFLDFSGGWGVMNVGHNHPKVVAAVREQAELSLHTDFTAVPYEPYVDLAERLAELAPGPTPKKCAFFNSGAEAVENAVKISRVATGRKAVLVFDNAFHGRTLLTMTMTHKAVPYKAGFGPYAPDVYRLPYPYPYRYPIPMAGIERRMLSLVDPREVACVVVEPVIGEGGFIVPPPEFLPFLRDLADRHGFLLVADEVQCGVGRTGRFFACEHAGIEPDIICVAKSIAGGLPLSAVIGRAEVMDAPIPGAIGSTYGGNPVACAAALAVLDIIREEGLLARADHIGEILVRELRALERTYAVIGDVRGLGAMVGLELVRDRKSREPDPETTKRVQLEALRRGVIFPTAGVYGNVVRFLVPLTIPDDALREGLSVLGEAFAAATKGSSA, from the coding sequence ATGGCACGCAAGTACATCCGGTTGGCCACCGAGATTCCCGGGCCGAGGTCGAGGGCGGCGCTGTTTCGGAAGGAGCGATACATCGCCAAGCCCCTGGCCCCGCTGTCGCCGTTCTGCGCCGCCCGCGCCGAGGGGTCCGTGGTCGAAGATCTTGATGGAAACCGCTTCCTCGACTTCTCTGGCGGATGGGGAGTGATGAACGTTGGCCACAACCATCCCAAGGTCGTTGCTGCGGTTCGGGAGCAGGCTGAGCTGAGCCTCCATACGGACTTCACGGCCGTGCCCTATGAGCCCTACGTAGACTTGGCGGAGCGTTTGGCCGAGCTCGCTCCGGGACCCACGCCCAAGAAGTGCGCGTTCTTCAACTCGGGGGCGGAGGCGGTGGAGAACGCGGTCAAGATCTCACGCGTGGCAACCGGGCGGAAGGCCGTGCTGGTATTCGACAACGCCTTTCACGGACGGACCTTGCTCACGATGACAATGACCCACAAGGCGGTCCCGTACAAGGCTGGGTTCGGGCCGTACGCGCCGGACGTGTATCGATTGCCCTATCCCTATCCCTACCGGTATCCGATCCCGATGGCGGGGATCGAGCGGCGCATGTTGTCGCTGGTCGACCCGCGCGAGGTGGCGTGCGTAGTGGTCGAGCCAGTGATCGGTGAGGGAGGGTTCATCGTTCCGCCGCCCGAGTTCCTCCCCTTCCTCCGAGACCTCGCCGACCGGCACGGGTTCCTGCTGGTGGCGGACGAGGTGCAGTGCGGAGTCGGGCGGACGGGGAGGTTCTTCGCCTGTGAACACGCCGGCATCGAGCCCGACATCATCTGCGTCGCGAAATCGATCGCCGGGGGACTGCCTCTGTCGGCGGTGATCGGACGGGCCGAGGTCATGGATGCGCCCATCCCCGGCGCAATCGGATCCACCTACGGGGGAAATCCGGTGGCCTGCGCGGCTGCTCTCGCCGTGCTCGACATCATTCGGGAGGAGGGGCTCCTCGCCCGCGCTGACCACATCGGCGAGATCCTGGTGCGCGAGCTGCGGGCCCTGGAGCGGACCTACGCGGTGATCGGTGACGTGCGCGGCCTGGGAGCGATGGTTGGGTTGGAGCTGGTCCGCGACCGGAAGTCCCGCGAGCCGGACCCCGAGACCACAAAGCGCGTGCAGCTCGAGGCTCTACGGCGCGGGGTGATCTTCCCAACAGCGGGCGTGTACGGAAACGTGGTTCGGTTCCTTGTCCCTCTCACCATTCCGGATGACGCGCTGCGCGAGGGCTTGTCCGTGTTGGGGGAGGCGTTCGCCGCTGCCACCAAGGGAAGCTCAGCGTAG